A genomic region of Rhodococcus pyridinivorans contains the following coding sequences:
- a CDS encoding LacI family DNA-binding transcriptional regulator yields MSRSRQPRRQATLASIAAELKISRTTVSNAYNRPDQLSAELRERVLEVAKRRGYAGPDPMARSLRTRKAGAVGVLLTEALSYSFRDPAAMSFLSGLSEACEAAGQGLLLIPAGPGRTDDEAAQVVHRSSVDGFVVYSVPAEDPYLAAVLERHLPIVACDQPRGFENTPVVGIDDRRAMRDLAAHLIELGHRQIGMLSMRLGRERHDGVVDLSTLESGAFHVQRERIRGVQDAMSAAGLAPESLTVVERYTHTAEDGLSAAAQIMRMNPRITALVCTTDVLALGALAWANQMGLDVPGHLSITGFDGIDEAIREGLTTVRQPQKDKGRRAGELLLAAPSHSGVPALETLGTQLWFGATSGRVESEWYAE; encoded by the coding sequence ATGTCCAGGTCTCGTCAGCCGCGCCGACAGGCGACCCTGGCGTCGATTGCCGCCGAGTTGAAGATCTCCCGCACCACGGTCTCGAACGCGTACAACCGCCCCGACCAGTTGTCCGCCGAGCTACGCGAACGTGTCCTCGAAGTCGCCAAACGACGCGGATATGCCGGCCCGGATCCGATGGCGCGGTCGCTGCGCACCCGCAAGGCAGGAGCCGTGGGGGTCCTGCTCACCGAAGCGTTGAGCTATTCCTTCCGGGATCCCGCCGCCATGAGTTTCCTGTCGGGACTGTCCGAGGCCTGCGAAGCGGCCGGACAGGGACTACTGCTCATCCCCGCCGGACCGGGCCGGACCGACGACGAGGCCGCACAGGTCGTGCACCGCTCGTCCGTCGACGGCTTCGTCGTCTACTCGGTCCCCGCCGAGGACCCCTATCTCGCTGCCGTGCTCGAACGGCACCTCCCGATCGTCGCGTGCGACCAGCCGCGCGGGTTCGAGAACACCCCGGTGGTGGGCATCGACGACCGGCGGGCGATGCGCGATCTCGCCGCCCACCTCATCGAACTCGGCCACCGCCAGATCGGCATGTTGTCGATGCGCCTCGGCCGCGAACGGCACGACGGGGTCGTCGACCTGTCGACCCTCGAATCCGGCGCCTTCCACGTGCAGCGCGAACGCATCCGCGGCGTCCAGGACGCCATGAGCGCCGCAGGGCTGGCCCCCGAATCGCTCACCGTCGTCGAGCGCTACACCCACACCGCGGAGGACGGCCTGTCCGCCGCGGCGCAGATCATGCGCATGAACCCGCGGATCACCGCGCTCGTGTGCACCACCGACGTGCTCGCGCTCGGCGCTCTCGCCTGGGCCAATCAGATGGGTCTCGACGTGCCCGGCCACCTGTCGATCACCGGCTTCGACGGCATCGACGAAGCGATCCGCGAAGGCCTCACGACCGTGAGGCAACCGCAGAAGGACAAGGGGCGGCGCGCAGGCGAACTGCTCCTCGCCGCCCCCTCGCACTCCGGTGTGCCCGCGCTCGAGACCCTGGGGACCCAGCTGTGGTTCGGTGCCACCTCGGGTCGGGTCGAGAGCGAGTGGTACGCCGAGTGA
- a CDS encoding metal ABC transporter solute-binding protein, Zn/Mn family: protein MRLSSRTALAAAAVACATALAACGTDTSGADDDEISVVASTNVWGSIAQAVAGDRIEVRSLITEPNADPHSYEASPLDAAAISDASLVVYNGGGYDQFVDDILGATGDKPAVVEAFALFESGAYSDLHAGHDHGDEDGTDDAIESDSETTVSEDHSHESGEVSDAGDGHSHEGHDHGGINEHVWYDLATADAVAHAVAEQLAELDPDGAAVYEANAAGFHENLHYVADVVDKLADTHGDAPVAQTETIGHYLVSAATLDDITPPDFTNAIENGTDPSPAAIAATRQLLVDKQVRVLIYNPQTEDRISREMRTAAESSGVPVVEVFETLPEDVDYIQWQARTAETLAAALETAS, encoded by the coding sequence GTGCGACTGTCCTCCCGCACGGCCCTCGCAGCCGCCGCCGTAGCCTGCGCGACCGCCCTCGCCGCGTGCGGCACCGATACCTCCGGCGCCGACGACGACGAGATCAGCGTCGTCGCCTCCACGAACGTGTGGGGGTCGATCGCGCAGGCGGTGGCCGGAGACCGCATCGAGGTCCGCTCGCTCATCACCGAACCGAACGCCGACCCGCACTCCTACGAGGCCAGCCCCCTCGACGCCGCGGCGATCTCCGACGCCTCGCTCGTCGTCTACAACGGCGGTGGCTACGACCAATTCGTCGACGACATCCTCGGCGCCACCGGGGACAAGCCTGCAGTCGTGGAGGCCTTCGCCCTGTTCGAATCCGGCGCGTACTCGGATCTGCACGCCGGACACGATCACGGCGACGAGGACGGCACCGACGACGCCATCGAGAGCGACTCGGAGACAACCGTTTCCGAGGACCACTCGCACGAGAGCGGTGAGGTGTCCGACGCCGGCGACGGGCACTCGCACGAGGGTCACGACCACGGCGGCATCAACGAGCACGTCTGGTACGACCTCGCGACCGCCGACGCCGTCGCGCACGCCGTCGCCGAGCAGCTCGCCGAACTCGACCCCGACGGCGCCGCCGTCTACGAGGCCAACGCCGCGGGCTTCCACGAGAACCTGCACTACGTCGCGGATGTTGTCGACAAGCTCGCCGACACACACGGCGACGCACCCGTCGCCCAGACCGAGACGATCGGCCACTACCTCGTCTCGGCCGCGACGCTCGACGACATCACTCCCCCGGACTTCACCAACGCCATCGAGAACGGCACCGATCCGTCCCCGGCGGCGATCGCGGCGACACGGCAGTTGTTGGTCGACAAGCAGGTTCGCGTCCTGATCTACAACCCGCAGACCGAGGACCGGATCAGCCGCGAGATGCGCACGGCAGCAGAGTCGTCGGGCGTCCCCGTGGTCGAGGTTTTCGAAACCCTGCCCGAAGATGTCGACTACATTCAGTGGCAGGCCCGGACCGCCGAGACCCTCGCCGCCGCGCTCGAGACCGCCTCCTGA
- a CDS encoding metal ABC transporter ATP-binding protein, giving the protein MTPPPSDRTPTVELRDARLAFGDRVLWDGLDLVVEPGEFLAVLGPNGAGKTSLLKVLLGQLPLTSGTATIAGQAVRTGNSHVGYVPQQKSLDEGVPLRGRDLVGLGMDGHRWGTGLRTRRRRRVAVDDAIAQVGAETYAGAPIGTLSGGEQQRLRIAQALVGDPRVLLCDEPLLSLDLANQHLVSALIDRRRRDHDTSVLFVTHEINPILPLVDRVLYLVDGQFRIGTPAEVMTSQVLSELYRTDVEVLEMRGRLVVVGTGDAIDALGSAGGLRPGEGVHHDHEDHE; this is encoded by the coding sequence GTGACACCTCCTCCATCCGACCGCACGCCCACAGTCGAACTCCGCGATGCCCGGCTGGCATTCGGCGATCGGGTCCTCTGGGACGGACTCGACCTCGTCGTCGAACCCGGCGAGTTCCTGGCGGTGCTCGGACCGAACGGTGCCGGCAAGACATCGCTGCTCAAGGTGCTGCTCGGCCAGCTCCCGCTCACCTCCGGAACCGCGACCATCGCCGGGCAGGCCGTCCGGACCGGGAACTCGCACGTCGGATACGTGCCGCAGCAGAAGTCTCTCGACGAGGGCGTCCCGCTGCGGGGACGCGATCTCGTGGGCCTCGGCATGGACGGACATCGCTGGGGCACCGGCCTGCGCACGCGCCGGCGGCGCCGCGTCGCGGTCGACGACGCGATCGCTCAGGTCGGCGCAGAGACCTATGCCGGAGCCCCGATCGGCACGCTCTCCGGTGGTGAGCAGCAGCGGCTGCGTATCGCGCAGGCGCTCGTGGGAGATCCGCGCGTACTCCTGTGCGACGAGCCGCTGCTCAGTCTCGATCTCGCCAACCAGCACCTGGTGTCGGCGCTCATCGACCGCCGCCGCCGCGACCACGACACCTCCGTCCTGTTCGTCACCCACGAGATCAATCCGATCCTGCCGCTGGTGGATCGCGTGCTGTACCTCGTCGACGGCCAGTTCCGCATCGGCACCCCCGCCGAGGTGATGACCTCGCAGGTGCTTTCCGAGCTCTACCGCACCGACGTCGAGGTGCTCGAGATGCGCGGCCGCCTGGTGGTCGTCGGCACCGGCGACGCCATCGACGCGCTCGGCAGCGCCGGCGGACTGCGCCCCGGGGAAGGCGTCCACCACGATCACGAGGATCACGAATGA
- a CDS encoding metal ABC transporter permease produces MSSKFTDALGRMFDVETTVELLQYDFVQQALVAGAILGLLAGVIGPLIISRQMAFSVHGTSELSLTGAAAALIIGVSVGIGAVAGAVIAAILFGVLGTRARERDSVIGVVMAFGLGLAVLLLWAYDGRTGAAFSLLTGQIVAPGGTGIALLAACAAVVILTLLVIYRPLLFASTDPEVAAARGVPVRALSIVFAVLVGVTAALGVQIVGALLVMALLITPAAAAARVVSGPLAATVLSVVFAEISAVGGILLALAPGVPVSAFITTIAFVIYMICRVIGTARNRRGSGRVAATA; encoded by the coding sequence ATGAGCAGCAAGTTCACCGACGCCCTCGGGCGGATGTTCGACGTGGAGACCACCGTCGAACTCCTGCAGTACGACTTCGTGCAGCAGGCGCTCGTCGCCGGTGCGATCCTCGGTCTGCTCGCCGGCGTGATCGGCCCGCTGATCATCAGCCGTCAGATGGCGTTCTCCGTCCACGGCACCTCCGAACTGTCGCTCACCGGTGCCGCGGCGGCGCTCATCATCGGGGTCTCCGTCGGGATCGGTGCGGTCGCGGGTGCCGTGATCGCCGCGATCCTCTTCGGGGTCCTGGGGACACGTGCCCGCGAACGCGACTCCGTCATCGGCGTGGTGATGGCCTTCGGACTCGGTCTCGCCGTCCTGCTGCTGTGGGCCTACGACGGACGCACCGGCGCCGCCTTCTCGCTGCTCACCGGTCAGATCGTGGCGCCCGGCGGTACCGGCATCGCCCTGCTCGCCGCGTGCGCTGCCGTCGTGATCCTCACGCTGCTGGTGATCTACCGTCCGCTACTGTTCGCCAGCACCGACCCGGAGGTCGCGGCTGCACGCGGCGTCCCGGTGCGCGCATTGTCGATCGTGTTCGCGGTGCTCGTCGGTGTCACCGCCGCACTCGGTGTGCAGATCGTCGGCGCGCTGCTGGTGATGGCACTGCTCATCACCCCGGCCGCCGCGGCGGCCCGGGTGGTCAGCGGGCCGCTCGCCGCCACGGTGCTGTCTGTGGTCTTCGCGGAGATCTCGGCGGTCGGCGGCATCCTGCTCGCGCTGGCGCCGGGCGTGCCGGTCTCGGCGTTCATCACGACGATCGCGTTCGTCATCTACATGATCTGCCGCGTGATCGGCACCGCCCGCAACCGACGTGGTTCCGGGCGGGTCGCCGCAACTGCCTGA
- a CDS encoding GMC oxidoreductase, producing the protein MESAARHASFLRIDNPDKRFLWHRSNPEVFGRHLAFEPYTGLVEACVGENMTALCAAGVGGGSLVYQGMTLQPDEAVFNAHFPNELDWARMDRVHYPRVAQMLHLAVAPDELVDSPNYATSRIFADRARKAGFPIDKIPMPIDWDYALAELRDEMAPAYTDGSGAIGVNNGGKHSVDVTYIAEAEATGLVTVAKDLISDLPDGVGHGWGSNADRIYLWTNLEEEFGAVQGGPVVYGSKNWDDPNSASTVIQASIPGFYGIDMRSTVLVGYGVSEGRGHFVYDAARDDAVLRWPHEGDAVLQTGHIDPTVRRIAGERSILTDTNSIVPSTWHPLGGASMSTVCDLEGRVFGQRGLYVLDGALMPGNTAACNPSMTIAAVVERALDDIVVRDVGTVF; encoded by the coding sequence GTGGAGAGTGCAGCACGTCACGCGTCGTTCCTTCGCATCGACAACCCCGACAAGCGGTTCCTGTGGCACCGGTCGAACCCCGAGGTGTTCGGTCGTCACCTCGCCTTCGAGCCCTACACCGGTCTGGTCGAGGCGTGCGTCGGCGAGAACATGACGGCCCTGTGCGCCGCCGGTGTCGGCGGCGGGTCGCTCGTCTACCAGGGCATGACGCTGCAACCCGACGAAGCGGTGTTCAACGCCCACTTCCCGAACGAACTCGACTGGGCGCGCATGGACCGCGTCCACTACCCGCGCGTCGCGCAGATGCTGCACCTGGCCGTGGCGCCCGACGAACTCGTCGACAGCCCCAACTACGCGACCTCGCGCATCTTCGCCGACCGTGCGCGGAAGGCCGGCTTCCCGATCGACAAGATCCCGATGCCGATCGACTGGGACTACGCGCTCGCCGAACTCCGCGACGAGATGGCCCCGGCCTACACCGACGGTTCGGGTGCGATTGGTGTCAACAACGGCGGCAAGCACTCCGTCGACGTCACCTACATCGCGGAGGCCGAGGCGACCGGTCTGGTCACCGTCGCGAAGGATCTCATCTCCGACCTGCCCGACGGCGTCGGACATGGCTGGGGTTCGAACGCCGACCGCATCTACCTCTGGACGAACCTCGAAGAGGAGTTCGGCGCGGTGCAGGGCGGCCCCGTCGTCTACGGCAGCAAGAACTGGGACGACCCGAACTCCGCGTCCACCGTCATCCAGGCCTCCATTCCCGGCTTCTACGGGATCGACATGCGCAGCACCGTACTGGTGGGCTATGGCGTCAGTGAGGGTCGCGGGCACTTCGTCTACGACGCCGCTCGCGACGACGCCGTCCTGCGCTGGCCGCACGAAGGGGACGCGGTGCTGCAGACGGGTCACATCGACCCCACCGTGCGCCGCATCGCCGGCGAACGCAGCATCCTGACCGACACCAACTCGATCGTCCCGTCGACCTGGCACCCGCTCGGCGGCGCGAGCATGAGCACGGTGTGCGATCTCGAGGGCCGGGTGTTCGGCCAGCGCGGGCTGTACGTGCTCGACGGAGCCCTCATGCCGGGCAACACCGCCGCGTGCAACCCGTCGATGACGATCGCCGCCGTCGTCGAACGCGCCCTCGACGACATCGTCGTCCGCGACGTCGGAACGGTCTTCTGA
- a CDS encoding LamB/YcsF family protein, translated as MTRIDLNSDLGESYGRWRLGDDETMLDIVTSANVACGFHAGDPATLLHTCHGAAKRAVRIGAQVGYNDIGGFGRRFIEVPSADLTAEIIYQIGALDGLARAAGSSASYVKPHGALYNAIVHHREQARAVVDAVRAYDASLPVLGLPGSVFLEEAERAGLKVVAEAFADRAYTPEGTLVSRREPGAVLHDPEEVAERVLRMVTEGVVTAIDGSDIRVNAQSVCIHGDSPDATAMAVAVRRRLDAEKIDIRAFV; from the coding sequence GTGACCCGCATCGACCTCAACAGCGACCTCGGCGAGAGCTACGGCCGGTGGCGTCTCGGCGACGACGAGACCATGCTCGACATCGTCACCAGCGCCAACGTGGCGTGCGGATTCCACGCCGGCGACCCGGCGACACTGCTGCACACGTGCCACGGCGCCGCGAAGCGCGCGGTAAGGATCGGTGCCCAGGTCGGCTACAACGACATCGGCGGTTTCGGCCGCCGCTTCATCGAGGTGCCGTCGGCGGATCTCACCGCCGAGATCATCTACCAGATCGGCGCGCTCGACGGTCTCGCCCGGGCGGCCGGTTCGTCGGCGAGCTACGTCAAACCCCACGGCGCGCTGTACAACGCGATCGTCCATCACCGCGAACAGGCCCGTGCGGTCGTGGATGCGGTACGCGCCTACGACGCCTCGCTGCCCGTCCTCGGACTGCCCGGCTCCGTCTTCCTCGAGGAGGCCGAACGGGCCGGACTGAAGGTGGTCGCCGAGGCGTTCGCCGACCGCGCCTACACCCCCGAGGGCACGCTCGTCTCCCGACGCGAACCCGGTGCGGTACTGCACGATCCGGAGGAGGTCGCCGAGCGGGTCCTGCGCATGGTCACCGAGGGGGTGGTCACCGCCATCGACGGCAGCGACATACGCGTGAACGCGCAGTCGGTGTGCATCCACGGCGACTCCCCCGACGCCACGGCGATGGCCGTCGCCGTGCGCCGCCGGCTCGACGCCGAGAAGATCGACATCCGGGCGTTCGTGTGA
- a CDS encoding 5-oxoprolinase subunit B family protein: MKILRAGDSALLAEFDSLDEVLAHFRALDRERPRGVVDLVPAARTLLVCFDPSETGAQVVHKWVTTTPPVSGDDVDIEEVTLEVRYNGVDLEEVGELTGLGADGVIAAHTGGLWTVAFGGFAPGFAYLTGGDSRLHVPRRSSPRTSVPSGAVGLAGEFSGVYPRKSPGGWQLIGTSDAPLWQPDRTPAALLRPGCAVRFVAI, from the coding sequence ATGAAAATCCTTCGTGCCGGAGACAGCGCCCTGCTCGCCGAATTCGATTCCCTCGACGAGGTTCTCGCCCACTTCCGGGCACTCGACCGCGAGCGGCCGCGTGGCGTCGTCGATCTCGTGCCGGCGGCGCGGACACTGCTGGTGTGCTTCGATCCGTCGGAGACCGGCGCGCAGGTCGTGCACAAGTGGGTCACCACCACCCCACCGGTGTCCGGGGACGACGTCGACATCGAGGAGGTGACGCTCGAAGTCCGGTACAACGGCGTCGATCTCGAAGAGGTCGGCGAGTTGACCGGCCTCGGCGCGGACGGCGTGATCGCCGCCCACACCGGCGGCCTCTGGACGGTCGCCTTCGGCGGGTTCGCGCCCGGCTTCGCGTATCTCACCGGCGGGGATTCTCGATTGCACGTGCCGCGTCGCAGTTCACCGCGCACCTCCGTCCCGTCCGGCGCCGTGGGACTGGCGGGTGAGTTCTCGGGCGTCTACCCGCGGAAGTCGCCCGGAGGATGGCAACTCATCGGAACCTCCGATGCCCCGCTGTGGCAACCGGACCGGACTCCTGCGGCGCTGCTGCGACCGGGATGTGCGGTGCGCTTCGTCGCGATCTGA
- the mgtE gene encoding magnesium transporter has protein sequence MDEADVRAATTRLIEKAVEADDLQAAHDAVAELSVEQVVDVLERLGRTDRAVLYRLLPKDRAIDVFEQLDPSMQSELLRGLRDDQVAAIFADLEPDDRVELLDELPATVASTLMRGLPPADREVTATILGYPQRSIGRRMSPAFVSLRQDMTVEQAMDAVRRRLDDAETVYTLPVVDDGRVLVGVVGLRELMTAAPGTVLADIMNEPYWARVTDDAEESARRCAELKLLALIVVDSETRLVGILTVDDALRILEAADSEDQARIGGTEPLRRPYLATPVGQLVRSRVVWLLFLALGATLTVQVLEVFESTLDQVVTLALFVPLIIGTGGNTGNQAATTVTRALALDDVTPRDIGGVIARELRVGLSLGVLLGSVAFVLTSLVYDSSVGAVIGLTLVSICTLAATVGGAMPLVAKSIRADPAVFSNPFITTFVDATGLVIYFLVAKAVLGI, from the coding sequence ATGGATGAAGCAGACGTCCGGGCGGCGACGACGCGACTGATCGAGAAGGCCGTCGAGGCCGACGACCTTCAGGCCGCGCACGACGCTGTCGCGGAACTGAGCGTCGAACAGGTCGTCGACGTGCTCGAACGGCTCGGTCGGACGGATCGAGCAGTGCTCTACCGGTTGCTGCCCAAGGACCGGGCGATCGACGTCTTCGAACAGCTCGACCCGAGCATGCAGAGCGAACTGCTCCGCGGGTTGCGCGACGATCAGGTGGCCGCAATCTTCGCCGACCTCGAACCCGACGACCGGGTGGAACTGCTCGACGAACTGCCCGCGACGGTCGCGTCGACCCTCATGCGCGGCCTGCCGCCCGCCGACCGCGAGGTGACCGCCACGATCCTCGGCTATCCGCAGCGGTCGATCGGCCGGCGGATGAGCCCGGCCTTCGTGTCGCTGCGGCAGGACATGACCGTCGAGCAGGCGATGGACGCCGTGCGTCGTCGGCTCGACGACGCGGAGACGGTGTACACGCTGCCGGTGGTGGACGACGGTCGTGTGCTCGTCGGGGTGGTCGGTCTGCGCGAGCTGATGACTGCGGCGCCGGGAACGGTGCTCGCCGACATCATGAACGAGCCCTACTGGGCGCGCGTGACCGACGACGCCGAGGAGTCCGCGCGCCGCTGCGCCGAACTCAAACTGCTGGCGTTGATCGTCGTCGACAGCGAGACCAGGTTGGTGGGCATCCTGACCGTCGACGACGCCCTGCGGATCCTCGAAGCCGCCGACAGCGAGGACCAGGCGCGCATCGGCGGTACCGAGCCGCTGCGCCGGCCCTATCTCGCGACACCCGTCGGGCAGTTGGTGCGCTCGCGGGTGGTGTGGTTACTCTTCCTGGCACTCGGCGCGACCCTCACGGTCCAGGTCCTCGAGGTATTCGAGTCGACCCTCGATCAGGTGGTCACCCTGGCGCTGTTCGTGCCGCTGATCATCGGCACCGGGGGCAACACCGGAAACCAGGCCGCCACCACGGTCACCCGCGCATTGGCGCTCGACGACGTGACGCCACGCGACATCGGCGGGGTGATCGCCCGCGAGCTCCGGGTGGGTCTGTCCCTCGGTGTCCTGCTGGGCTCGGTCGCGTTCGTCCTGACGTCCCTGGTCTACGACTCGTCGGTGGGCGCGGTGATCGGGCTGACGCTGGTGAGCATCTGCACCCTCGCAGCCACCGTCGGTGGTGCGATGCCGTTGGTGGCCAAATCGATCCGCGCCGACCCCGCGGTCTTCTCCAATCCGTTCATCACGACCTTCGTCGACGCGACCGGCCTGGTGATCTATTTCCTCGTCGCGAAGGCCGTGCTCGGTATCTGA
- a CDS encoding biotin-dependent carboxyltransferase family protein, translating into MNIVAWFEVLSGGMLTTVQDRGRPGYGSSGLTRSGAADRRAHDAANRLVGNQPDAATLEVTGGGLAVRSVGETIVAVTGARADVTVCDRPVGDWARITLRNDDVLRIGVPNEGLRIYLAVRGGIDVREVLGSRSTDILSHTGPAPVRAGDSLLVGAMSGHLPDEEQFPPPPPMDDPVEIRVRSGPRDDWFTPGSLRALFHETWTVTPELDRVGIRFHGPGRLHRARHEEMPSEGMVPGSLQIPPDGHPVLFLVDHPVTGGYPVAAVAVAADLPVAAQLRPGQRVRFVPVR; encoded by the coding sequence ATGAACATCGTGGCGTGGTTCGAGGTGCTCTCCGGCGGAATGCTCACGACGGTCCAGGATCGCGGACGTCCCGGTTACGGTTCCTCGGGCCTCACCCGGTCCGGTGCCGCCGACCGGCGCGCACACGACGCCGCGAACCGGCTCGTGGGGAACCAGCCGGACGCGGCGACACTCGAGGTGACCGGCGGTGGTCTCGCCGTCCGCAGCGTCGGCGAGACGATCGTGGCCGTGACCGGTGCCCGCGCCGACGTGACCGTGTGCGACCGGCCGGTCGGCGACTGGGCGCGCATCACCCTCCGCAACGACGACGTGCTGCGGATCGGCGTCCCGAACGAAGGCCTGCGGATTTACCTCGCGGTACGCGGCGGCATCGACGTGCGGGAGGTGCTCGGCAGTAGATCCACCGACATCCTGTCGCACACCGGACCGGCACCCGTTCGCGCCGGCGACAGTCTGCTCGTCGGGGCGATGTCGGGTCACCTGCCCGACGAGGAGCAGTTCCCACCACCACCGCCGATGGACGACCCCGTAGAGATCCGGGTACGGTCCGGCCCGCGCGACGACTGGTTCACGCCCGGATCACTGCGGGCGCTGTTCCACGAGACGTGGACGGTGACACCGGAACTCGACCGGGTGGGTATCAGGTTCCACGGTCCCGGCCGACTGCACCGGGCACGGCACGAGGAGATGCCCAGCGAGGGCATGGTTCCCGGCTCGCTGCAGATACCGCCGGACGGGCATCCGGTGCTGTTCCTCGTCGACCATCCCGTCACGGGCGGCTATCCGGTGGCCGCGGTGGCGGTCGCCGCCGATCTGCCGGTCGCGGCGCAACTGCGTCCCGGACAGCGGGTGCGGTTCGTGCCGGTACGG